Proteins found in one Triticum aestivum cultivar Chinese Spring chromosome 4D, IWGSC CS RefSeq v2.1, whole genome shotgun sequence genomic segment:
- the LOC123097038 gene encoding uncharacterized protein, producing MAALLTRSIAVLGLVLCATTVAESCKYNTRQSFQSQHSRDVSRHVVPSQHCEVLFPGEGRVAFHRSVEAAGAGAHVTVSSPARSADACHALAAHYGSVVQRAHADAHPSVECARSGAYDGRAPRACALRRSCSGALFCQLRASARAGVVSHGRCSGSARAADRSAGSCSVDARFRTEIQRAIADAHASHYASSRFATTCIGTTQTWSSAPVAADPSARRHAARCHQLSVSCVNAGDLPDRPAGCFCR from the exons ATGGCGGCTCTACTAACGAGGAGCATCGCCGTCTTGGGGTTGGTGCTCTGCGCCACCACCGTCGCTGAATCATGTAAGTACAACACACGCCAGAGCTTTCAGAG TCAACATTCCCGTGATGTTTCACGACATGTGGTTCCGTCGCAGCATTGCGAGGTCCTCTTTCCAGGAGAAGGCCGCGTCGCCTTCCACCGCTCCGTCGAAGCCGCCGGTGCCGGCGCCCACGTCACGGTCAGCAGTCCCGCCCGTTCTGCCGACGCCTGCCATGCCCTTGCCGCCCACTACGGCTCCGTCGTCCAACGCGCCCATGCCGACGCGCACCCTTCCGTCGAATGCGCCCGCTCTGGCGCCTATGATGGCCGTGCCCCCCGTGCATGCGCCCTCCGGCGGTCCTGCAGCGGCGCCCTCTTCTGTCAGCTCCGGGCCAGCGCCCGTGCCGGCGTCGTCTCCCATGGCCGCTGCTCGGGTTCTGCTCGTGCCGCCGACCGCAGCGCCGGCTCTTGCTCCGTGGATGCCCGCTTCCGCACCGAGATCCAGCGCGCCATCGCCGATGCCCACGCTTCCCACTACGCCAG CTCCCGTTTCGCAACCACCTGCATCGGCACAACCCAAACCTG GTCCAGTGCTCCCGTTGCCGCCGACCCCAGCGCCCGCCGCCATGCTGCCCGCTGCCATCAGCTCTCCGTCTCCTGCGTCAACGCCGGCGACCTCCCCGACCGCCCCGCCGGCTGCTTCTGCCGCTAA
- the LOC123098430 gene encoding non-specific lipid transfer protein GPI-anchored 31, translated as MAARTSITATKRPWLLLLAALATVVAHVDGATVAAPAPAVDCSDALISLAGCLSYVQEGSTVATPEGSCCSGLKDVVKKEVACLCQAFQGGQDYGVTLNMTKALQLPGACKVKTPPFSKCHISIPGVAGGSPAPAPAPSSGAPFFGGSPSPSMPSAESPAEAGTGSGDSTTARAPSPSASAAATFPASADVLLAAATVAATLLM; from the exons ATGGCAGCTAGGACGTCGATCACGGCCACGAAACGGCCATGGCTGCTGCTTCTCGCAGCACTGGCCACGGTGGTAGCGCACGTCGACGGTGCGACTGTAGCCGCTCCGGCGCCGGCTGTTGACTGCAGCGACGCCTTGATCAGCCTGGCGGGGTGCCTGAGCTACGTGCAGGAGGGGAGCACGGTGGCGACGCCGGAGGGGTCGTGCTGCTCGGGGCTCAAGGACGTGGTGAAGAAGGAGGTGGCCTGCCTCTGCCAGGCCTTCCAGGGCGGCCAGGACTACGGCGTCACCCTCAACATGACCAAGGCCCTGCAGCTGCCCGGCGCCTGCAAGGTCAAGACGCCTCCCTTCAGCAAGTGCCACA TTTCCATTCCGGGCGTGGCCGGTGGGTCTCCAG CACCTGCACCTGCCCCGTCTTCCGGTGCTCCGTTCTTCGGGGGCTCGCCGTCACCATCCATGCCATCGGCGGAATCACCAGCCGAAGCCGGAACCGGAAGTGGCGACTCCACCACCGCTCGAGCTCCATCCccgtcggcctccgccgcggccacCTTCCCCGCTTCAGCAGACGTCCTCCTAGCCGCAGCGACTGTCGCCGCGACACTGCTCATGTGA
- the LOC123098429 gene encoding probable protein phosphatase 2C BIPP2C1 has protein sequence MAEVPGAAGAVGSPPREVVDAPERAPAPSRELCSAVDADKEVPGGSEVRGAVDADKAAGLCSGAELESAEPGVSDARLEAPAARIHGQNLGCGSTGSDEAAAISHIPSPVEPSSSDASSNSDTNTTTGAIGGGASSPANGSLSLSQAEAADSRGREPEAAHEEPTGARGTPAAAAAVASSELAVESRGDFDGQNGLIQGELGLRAGRGGGVLRGEGAEASTTQVEEGVDRMETSLDDSEASDGSTTQEDSDTDVETESSSSSVEEQDTGYGVHVPLMEQVTCEVARENNASETKSSDRMDSVAVSTLVLASGAAMLPHPSKVRTGGEDAYFIACDGWFGVADGVGQWSFEGINAGLYARELMDSSKKIVMENQGPPGMRTEEVLAMAAVEARSPGSSTVLVAHFDGQVLHVSNIGDSGLLVIRNGQVYTQTKPMTYGFNFPLQIENGVDPSRLVQNYTIDLQEGDTIITASDGLFDNVYDHEAAAIVSKSLEADRKPTEIAELLAARAKEVGRSGSGRSPFSDAALAEGYLGYSGGKLDDVTVVVSIVRKSEL, from the exons ATGGCCGAGGTCCCTGGAGCTGCCGGCGCCGTCGGCTCCCCACCCCGGGAGGTCGTGGACGCCCCAGAGCGCGCGCCTGCTCCGTCCCGCGAGCTCTGCTCCGCCGTCG ATGCTGATAAGGAGGTTCCTGGAGGTTCGGAGGTCCGCGGCGCCGTTGACGCCGACAAGGCAGCTGGTCTGTGTTCCGGCGCCGAGCTCGAATCGGCGGAGCCGGGTGTTTCGGATGCGAGATTAGAAGCTCCGGCGGCGCGAATCCACGGGCAGAACTTGGGTTGCGGGAGTACGGGTTCCGATGAAGCTGCCGCAATCAGCCATATCCCCTCGCCGGTTGAGCCGTCCTCGTCAGACGCCAGTTCGAATTCAGACACCAACACCACCACTGGGGCCATCGGTGGTGGTGCTTCTTCCCCTGCGAACGGGTCCCTGTCCCTATCCCAAGCAGAAGCAGCTGATTCTCGAGGACGCGAGCCAGAGGCAGCACACGAAGAGCCAACGGGCGCGCGTGGGACGCCTGCCGCTGCAGCTGCGGTGGCCTCTAGCGAGCTCGCAGTCGAGTCCAGAGGGGATTTCGACGGTCAAAACGGCCTTATCCAAGGGGAATTGGGGTTGCGTGCTGGTCGCGGCGGCGGCGTCTTGCGTGGCGAAGGGGCAGAGGCCTCCACGACGCAGGTTGAGGAAGGAGTGGACAGGATGGAGACGAGCTTGGATGACTCCGAGGCTTCGGACGGCTCGACCACGCAGGAGGACTCTGACACCGACGTGGAGACGGAGTCCAGCAGCTCCAGCGTAGAGGAACAGGACACGGGATATGGCGTCCACGTCCCACTCATG GAACAAGTGACCTGTGAGGTGGCCAGGGAGAACAACGCTTCAGAGACGAAGAGCTCTGATAG GATGGATTCAGTAGCTGTATCAACACTTGTACTGGCTTCAGGTGCAGCCATGTTACCTCATCCTTCAAAG GTGCGCACAGGTGGTGAAGATGCTTATTTCATAGCTTGCGACGGCTGGTTTGGTGTAGCAGATGGAGTTGGTCAGTGGTCATTTGAAG GAATCAATGCGGGGTTGTATGCGAGAGAGCTAATGGATAGTTCCAAAAAAATTGTTATGGAGAATCAAGGGCCACCAGGGATGAGAACCGAGGAAGTTCTTGCTATGGCGGCAGTTGAAGCACGGTCCCCTGGTTCTTCAACTGTCTTGGTTGCTCACTTTGATGGGCAG GTCCTTCATGTATCTAATATTGGCGATTCAGGATTACTGGTGATAAGAAATGGACAAGTATATACACAAACAAAGCCGATGACATACGGTTTCAATTTCCCGTTGCAAATAGAAAATGGTGTTGATCCTTCAAGACTTGTACAG AATTACACTATCGATTTACAAGAAGGTGATACCATCATAACAGCGTCAGACGGTCTGTTCGACAACGTCTACGACCATGAGGCAGCAGCGATTGTCTCGAAATCTCTAGAAGCCGACCGCAAGCCTACG GAGATCGCGGAGCTCCTGGCTGCGAGAGCAAAGGAGGTGGGCAGGTCCGGGTCCGGGAGGAGCCCGTTCTCGGACGCGGCGCTCGCAGAAGGCTACCTGGGTTACTCCGGGGGCAAGTTGGATGATGTAACAGTTGTCGTGTCCATTGTTCGGAAATCTGAACTATAG